In Alkalispirochaeta americana, the genomic stretch GGCGCTCCTCCGATCAAAGAAAGCTCACCCAGGCGGGCGCTAAACAGGCGAAACTGGGCGGCCGCCTGGCGCTGAAACATCTCCTGGCCGTTTATGACCTTGCAACCGGCAGCCCGGGCCCGCTTGAGCAGGGGCGTTTCGGGCGGGGTATAGATGATATCGTAGACGATTTCCTCGCCCGTAAAGGTATACTGGGGGATCGGATCCAGCGGATCATCCCCCATACCGACCGAGGTGGTCTGCACCAGAATATCAAAGGGCCGTTCTGTCTGGGCCAGATCCTGCAAACCGTGGGCGTGCTCCCCGGCGATACCGCAATCCCGCACCAGCTCCTGGGCCCGGGAGCGGGTGCGGTTAAAGACGTGGACCTCCACCCCCGCAGCAAAAAGCCCGGCCGCTACGGCACGAGCCGCACCACCGGCCCCGATCACCGCCGTCCGAAGCCCCGCCAGATCACCGCGAAGTTCCTGCAGAGGTTCCAGAAACCCCGCCTCGTCGGTGTTATCGGCGTACCACCCGCCGCACTCATCACGGGTGGAACGCACCAGTGTATTGGCCGCCCCGGCCCGAAGCGCCGCCGTTCCACAGGTTCTGGCTCCCACGGCCACAGCCACGGCAAAGGAAAGGGCCGACACCTTGTGGGGCACCGTTACCGACGCACCCTCCAGGGGGATAACCTGGGCGAGCGCCGAGAAATCCGAAAAGGAATCAAGCCGCAGAGGAAGATAGATCGCCTTGATCCCTTCCCGGGCAAAGCGCTCGTTGTGATACCGGGGAGAACGGGAATGAGCCACAGGGGCACCAAGAACAGCAAAGACAGGCCACTCGGACCTGGCCTGATCAACCCGGTAGACCTCGGCCAGCATCCGGGCGTCAACCTGACCCGGAGCAGCTACCGCGTCCGGATCATCCCCGGAAGAATCCGAGGCGTAGGTCCAGAGACTTCGCAACCGGGCCGGAAAGGCCCGCGTGAGAAATCCGTGCTCACCCATGCCAACCCAGATCGCCCGCCTTCCGGGCATCATCTGGCGGAAGGTATCGGCCGCCCGGATCAACTCTACCAGGTCTTTTGCAGAGCGCGTGGCCACAGCCAGCTTGGCCACCTCCTTGGGGTCAGCCGCAAGACGCGCCATGAGCTGCGAGAGATCCTGCGGTGTCTCCCGGGGAACATGGTGAGACCTGATCACCGTACCACCCCGGGAACGGACCAACAGCGCGATCTGGTCCCAGAGGGGGTGGCCCCGCCGGTCCAGTTCGATATCCACATAATCCGGAGAGAGCGCCTCCTGGAGGGCCTCAAAGAGAAAGACACGCTGCGCGTCGTCTCCCTCCCAGCGCCCCAGATCACGAACCCGTCTGATGGTGAGCACAGCGGGGACCCCGGGGTTCGACGCCTCCCACCACCGGCGTATCGCGCCGGGATCGCGTTCGGAAGGCTTCAGCAAGTCCACCCGGAGCTCCACCAGAGATATCCAGGGACGGTTTGTTTCCAGCTGCCGGGTCCACGCTTCGAGCGTATCCCCCGTAAGACACAAGCAGATCATGACCTAACCCTACCGGGAAAGGAGCGTTGTGGGAAGTATTCTTCCACTCCCCTCTGGTTTACCGAGTCCCCTCTGGTTTACCAAAGCGATACACCTTTGAGCGATGAACAATAGTTATAGTGCAAAAAAACAATTGTTCTTGCAATAATCTGAAAGGTTGGTTGCATAATATGAGAAGCCGGAATAGTATTGTGATAGTTTATGTGATTGAAGGCGCAATTTAATGGAAACTAAGATAAATAGAGGGATCGTCCTTCGCCTGGCAAAGTACCTGAGGGTGTTGCACAAGCTGAAGGGCATGGGGTTTGTAAAGGTTTTCTCCAATAACCTGGGCGATGCTATCGGGGTTACCCCGGCGGTGGTGCGCAAGGATTTCTCGATCATCGGAATTCCGGGCAACAAGCGCGGAGGCTACAACATCGATGTCATCATCGAAGAGATCGAGCGGATGCTGGGCAAGGAAGAGCGCCAGCCCATCGTTGTCCTGGGGTGCGGAAAGATCGGCAACGCCCTGATGCACTACACCGAGTTCGAACGGGACGGGATCGAGGTTGTGGCAGGGTTCGAAATAAACCCTGATCTGATCAATCCCAACGCTCATATTCCCATTTATCCGATCGCAAAACTTCCCGAGGTCGCCGTCAGAGAAGCGGTAAAGGTCGCTGTTATTGCTGTCCCCGATGTGGCTGCCACGGAGGTTTTCGAACTGGTAACGGCATCGGGAATTCCGGGAGTCCTCAACTTCACCTCGGTGGATCTCAAGTGCGGACGTTGCGATTTTGACGAGTGCGCCATCCGGTGCATCGTCCAGAACGTAAACATTGGCCTGGAAATAGAGAATCTCTTCTACCTGGTCCGGATGAAAGAGGCTGATATATTGGATCAAAGCCGATCCCGGACAGAAACGCTCACATCTCAAACAGGATAATGCCCATGACTCTTGCAGAATGCCTTGAACACGTACACGGAACCTGGATCATCCCCGGAGACGAGACGGAAGAGTTCTTCGATGTAGTCGTCTCGGACCTTATGAGCGACGTTCTGGTGACGGAACTGGAGGACTTCCTCCTGGTCACCTCCCTTACGTCGGAACAGGTCCTGCGGACGGCCGACATTGTCGATGCCCGGGCGATCCTGATAACCAACGGGAAGCAACCCCAGGAGCGGATGAGAAGCCTGGCACAGCACCAGACCATGCCGATCATGGTAACGCCCCTGACAACCTTCGATACCTGTCGCGCCCTGGCGGAGTGCAAGAAATAACGACAGAATGAACGAGGGGGTCAAGCCATGAACAGCGGCGGCACATCCATTCCTATCGATACCGATCAGGGGTCACCTATCATTCTGGAGCTCATCTACCGGCTCAAGATCCGGGATGTCATGACAGAGCCCACCTTTATCTGCACCACCGACGAGACCATGCGGGACGCCCAGCGGATCATGAAGAGCAACAGTATCAGCGGCGTTCCCGTGATGGAGGGCCGCCGGCTCGTGGGAATCGTCAGCGTTGACGATGTGATCACGGCCCTGGAAAAGGGGTATATCGACGATCCCGTTCAAAATCACATGACCCGTCAGGTGATTGTCCTGGAAGACGACATGCCCCTGAGTTTCGGGATATCCTGGCTCGATAAATACCGCTTTGGCCGCCTGCCGGTGCTGAACGCACGAAAAGAACTCGTGGGAATTGTGACCAGCCGCGACGTGATCGTCGCTCTGCTACTGGAGATCAACAAGGAAATCGAGCGTTTCGAAAAAAACACCAAGCAGAAAGAGTCATCGGGCGAGGGGTTCCGCCTGGAATACACCACCCGCCCCTTCGATTTCGAGATGGCGGGACGCCTCTCGACAGAGACAAAGCAGCAGCTCAAATCGCGGGATCTTCCGCCCAAGCTCATCCGCCGGGTTGCGATCGCTACCTACGAGCTCGAGATGAATCAAGTGGTCCACTCCGAAGGCGGAACCGTACAGGTCTCCTACGAAGCAAAACGACACCGCGTGACCATACGCGCCCGGGACCACGGCCCGGGGATCGAGGACGTGGAATCGGCCCTGGAAGAGGGGGTTTCCACGGCCAACGAATGGGTCCGCTCCCTGGGATTCGGCGCGGGCATGGGCCTGCCCAACACCCGCCGGGTCGCCGATGAGTTCTCCATCTCCTCGTCTCCGGCCGGAACGAACGTTGACGTGGTTATCTATACATCGCAGGAGGGAAAATCATGAATGTTTCTGAATTAGCTGGAGCACTGGATCTCAGACTGGTCCAGGAAACCTACGAAGACGGACCGGTTCAGGGGGCCTATACTTCGGACCTTCTTAGCGATGTCATGGCCAACGCCAACAGCGCCGATGCCCTGATCACGATCCAGGCACACAAGAACACCATCGCCGTGGCAACTTTGGTAGGGGCATCGGCGATCATTATTTGCAACAACCGCCCCGTTCCCCAGGACATGCTCGACGCTGCCGAATCCGAGGGAATCGCGATCTTTGTGAGCGACGAGGACCAGTTCACGCTCTCGGGACGGCTCTACACCATTCTGAAAGGATAAGAGCGGGCCGTGACGGTTGTTGCCGACCTTCACAACCACTCCTGTCTCAGCCCCTGCGGGGATCTGGAGAACAGCCCCGGTGCGCTCTGCCGCCGGGCGGCAGAGCTGGGGATCTCCATGTTGGGCCTCACGGACCACAACAGTGCCCGGAACTGTCCCGCCTTTGAGGAGACCTGCCGCCGCGAGGGGATAATTCCTGTTTTTGGCACCGAGACCACCACCCGCGAGGAGGTCCATATCCTCTCGCTCTTCGGATCGGTCCGGGAAGCCCTCGACTGGGGCGACTGGGTCTACGAACGGTTGCCGGACTTCCGTCACGACCCGGAAAAGTTCGGCGATCAGGCCGTGGTCGATGCCGACGAAAACATTCTCGATTTCGAGGAACGCTACCTGATTCCTGCGATCGACGCTTCGATCGAGGAGATCGCCGAAGAGACCCTTCGCCGGGGAGGGCTCATTATCCCCGCTCACATCGACAGAACCGCCACGAGCATTGCCTCCCAGCTGGGGTTTCTTCCGGACCAGCGCTTCAGCGCCCTCGAGGTGACGCGCCTTCCCCCACCCTTTGACACCCGGGGCCATACCCTGATCTGCGATTCTGACGCTCATTTTCTGGATGACATGGGAAAACGGACCTTCAGCT encodes the following:
- a CDS encoding redox-sensing transcriptional repressor Rex, which encodes METKINRGIVLRLAKYLRVLHKLKGMGFVKVFSNNLGDAIGVTPAVVRKDFSIIGIPGNKRGGYNIDVIIEEIERMLGKEERQPIVVLGCGKIGNALMHYTEFERDGIEVVAGFEINPDLINPNAHIPIYPIAKLPEVAVREAVKVAVIAVPDVAATEVFELVTASGIPGVLNFTSVDLKCGRCDFDECAIRCIVQNVNIGLEIENLFYLVRMKEADILDQSRSRTETLTSQTG
- a CDS encoding PHP domain-containing protein — encoded protein: MTVVADLHNHSCLSPCGDLENSPGALCRRAAELGISMLGLTDHNSARNCPAFEETCRREGIIPVFGTETTTREEVHILSLFGSVREALDWGDWVYERLPDFRHDPEKFGDQAVVDADENILDFEERYLIPAIDASIEEIAEETLRRGGLIIPAHIDRTATSIASQLGFLPDQRFSALEVTRLPPPFDTRGHTLICDSDAHFLDDMGKRTFSFEISPGDSSPFAALARVLREGAVRLSIPAPA
- a CDS encoding type I 3-dehydroquinate dehydratase is translated as MICLCLTGDTLEAWTRQLETNRPWISLVELRVDLLKPSERDPGAIRRWWEASNPGVPAVLTIRRVRDLGRWEGDDAQRVFLFEALQEALSPDYVDIELDRRGHPLWDQIALLVRSRGGTVIRSHHVPRETPQDLSQLMARLAADPKEVAKLAVATRSAKDLVELIRAADTFRQMMPGRRAIWVGMGEHGFLTRAFPARLRSLWTYASDSSGDDPDAVAAPGQVDARMLAEVYRVDQARSEWPVFAVLGAPVAHSRSPRYHNERFAREGIKAIYLPLRLDSFSDFSALAQVIPLEGASVTVPHKVSALSFAVAVAVGARTCGTAALRAGAANTLVRSTRDECGGWYADNTDEAGFLEPLQELRGDLAGLRTAVIGAGGAARAVAAGLFAAGVEVHVFNRTRSRAQELVRDCGIAGEHAHGLQDLAQTERPFDILVQTTSVGMGDDPLDPIPQYTFTGEEIVYDIIYTPPETPLLKRARAAGCKVINGQEMFQRQAAAQFRLFSARLGELSLIGGAPRSNGGPGKPGES
- a CDS encoding CBS domain-containing protein, producing MNSGGTSIPIDTDQGSPIILELIYRLKIRDVMTEPTFICTTDETMRDAQRIMKSNSISGVPVMEGRRLVGIVSVDDVITALEKGYIDDPVQNHMTRQVIVLEDDMPLSFGISWLDKYRFGRLPVLNARKELVGIVTSRDVIVALLLEINKEIERFEKNTKQKESSGEGFRLEYTTRPFDFEMAGRLSTETKQQLKSRDLPPKLIRRVAIATYELEMNQVVHSEGGTVQVSYEAKRHRVTIRARDHGPGIEDVESALEEGVSTANEWVRSLGFGAGMGLPNTRRVADEFSISSSPAGTNVDVVIYTSQEGKS
- a CDS encoding DRTGG domain-containing protein, which translates into the protein MTLAECLEHVHGTWIIPGDETEEFFDVVVSDLMSDVLVTELEDFLLVTSLTSEQVLRTADIVDARAILITNGKQPQERMRSLAQHQTMPIMVTPLTTFDTCRALAECKK